The Alteribacter populi genomic sequence TCATTTTAGAGTAAGACCACTCTCATGTCAAACACAGCATCGTGAAAATACCCTCGAAAAATTTAGGACCTTTCTAAAAGTGGAGGTTTAGTTCACTTCTGTGGTTACTTTTTCATCTCGTTTTTTCTTTTCTTCATCCACAAGTGCTCTTCTCAAAACTTTACCGACCATTGTTTTTGGAAGATCATCCCGGAATTCAAACACTTTAGGAGCCTTATAAGCAGATAAATGTTTACGACAATATTGATTCAACTCTTCCTCAGAAAGACTTTCCTCATCTTTAAGAACAACAAAGGCTTTGACTGTCTCCCCTCGATAAGGGTCTGGGATGCCGATGACTACCGCCTCTTGAATAGCTTCGTGTTCATACAACACTTCCTCTACTTCACGAGGGTAAATATTAAATCCACCTGCAATAATCATATCTTTTTTACGATCGACAATGAAGAAATAGCCTTCTTCGTCCATGTAGCCCATGTCTCCAGTCAAGAGCCAGTCGCCATCAAAGGTTGCCCCTGTATCTTCCGGACGGTTCCAATAACCTTTCATCACTTGAGGTCCACGGACCGCCAGTTCACCAATTTCGCCTGTCTCAGCCTGTTCCCCGGTTTCTGCTGAGACGATAACAGCGTCTGTGTCCGGCCAAGGTAATCCGATACTTCCCGTCGGTCGCTTCCCCCACATTAGGTTAAAGTGAGTCACAGGAGAAGCCTCTGTTAAACCAAAGCCTTCAGATAGTTTCCCACCTGTTAACTCTTCAAATCGTTGCTGCACTTCCACCGGCAACGGTGCTGAGCCGCTTATACAAACTTCAACAGAGGACAAGTCGTACTTTTGGACATTGGGGTCATTAATAAGACCTATGTACATCGTCGGTGCTCCTGGAAAAATCGATACCTTTTCCTTCGCAATCGCTTTTAATATTTGTGTCGTGTCAAAGCGTGGAACGATGACCATTTTCGAGCGATCCATGATCGAAAAATTCATTCCAACAGTCATCCCATAAACATGGAAAAATGGCAGCGCACATAGGATGACCTCATTACCATGATCAATTTTGTGCATCCACTTTAAGCATTGCGTCGTGTTTGCCACCAAATTATGGTGAGTAAGCATAACACCTTTCGCTACACCGGTTGTGCCACCTGTATATTGTAAGAGGGCGAGATCCTCCTTTGGATTCACTTTAAATTCAATTGGCTTTGGTTCACACGACTTTAATAACTTGCTAAATGAATGCGTATTTGAGTTGTACGAAATGTCCACCTTTACTCCAGAGTTTTTCTTTTGAATAAACGGATAAGCGATATTTTTCGGGAATGGGAGGTAGTCTTTAATCCCTGTGACGATAACATGTTCAAGTTTCGTTTTCTTCATGACATTGGCAACTCTTGGATAAACAAGATCCAAACAAACGATTACCTTAGCCCCTGAATCGACCATTTGGTGCTCTAGCTCTCTTTCCACATAAAGTGGATTCGTTTGCACGACAACTGCCCCAGCCATAAGTGCTCCATAGTAGGAAATCACCGATTGCGGAGTATTGGCCAACATGATTGCAACACGATCCCCTTTCTTAATATCAAGATCGCGAAGACCGTTTGCAAAACGCAGCGCACCATCATAAACTTCAGCAAAATTCATTTCTTTCCCCATGAAATGAAGTGCCGTCTTCTCTGGAGTCTCCTTTGCTGCCTCTTCTAAATACGTCTGCAACGCTTTTTCTTCATATTCAATCTTAACCGGAATTTCTTCGGGATAATGTTTTAACCAAGGTCGTACGAGTCGTTCTTCCATGAAAAGTCCTCCTTCGACTCTCTCCTTCCAAGTAAGACAACATCCTCTCTCTCCTCCTATTTTAATGAAAACGATTCCAAATTCAAAGTCTTTTGTGAAAATTCTTCAAATTTTTATTTTTGTATAATAGTTAGTCGATTGTTTGAGTAGGCATGCCTGACAAAAATTCCCTAGGAAAAACCGCATAGCGGTCTTTTATACAAGGTTGTTGCTTTTTGATAAAATTAGCGATCGAATCCCCTACAAGCGGACGCTTTCCCTCAAAAGCAGTAAATATTACGAAAACAGCCTTAGTTGCGCTTATACTTTATTTTTTTAGAAAAGGTAAACTTTCTTAAAGTATAAAAAAAGAGAGTGCCTCAAGGTGAAACCACCTTATAAGACACCCTCTATGCCATTCCTAGTTACTTCTCACTCGTATTCGCTAGTTTTTCCCGTTCCTCTTCTACCAAAACTCGTCGTAGAATTTTTCCGACCATCGTCTTCGGTAATTCTTCTCTAAATTCAAATAAACGTGGAACTTTGTACGCGGCTAAATGTTTCCGACAGTATTCTTCCAACTCGTCTTCCGCTAAAGATTGCCCCTCTTTTAATACGATAAAGACTTTGACAGTTTCTCCTCGGTATGGATCAGGAACTCCGATGGCACAGGCTTCTTGAATTGCTTTATGTTCATAAAGAACCTCTTCAATTTCTCGTGGATAAATATTGAATCCACCTGCAATGATCATATCTTTTTTACGATCTACTATATAAAAATACCCCTCTTCATCCATGTATCCCATATCCCCGGACAGAAACCAGTCATCTTTAAACGTGGCCTGAGTAGCTTCTGGCTGGTTCCAGTAACCTCTCATGACCTGCGGACCACGAATGATTATTTCTCCGATTTCATTTGGTTCAGCTAATTCCCCTGTTTCAGCTGATAATACAGCTACATCCGTATCCGGCCACGGGATACCGATACTTCCCGATTTCCGATTTCCCCAAATCAGATTGGCTATAGCGACCGGAGCTGTCTCTGTTAATCCGTATCCTTCAACTAAACTTCCATTTGTAACATTTTCAAAACGGTTCTGCACATCGACTGGTAAAGGAGCTGAACCGCTTATGCACGCTTTAATGGAAGACAGGTCATGCTTTTTAATATCAGGATGATTTAATAACCCAATATACATCGTTGGAGCCCCTGGGTAGATGCTTGCTTTTTGACTTTCGATCGCTTTCAGAATGTCTTTTGGTTCAAATTTAGGCATGATTACCATTTTATACGCCATTCGAATCGCCAAGTTCATAACCGTTGTCATGCCATAAACATGAAAAAATGGCAGGGCAGCAATAATAACTTCTTCTCCAGGCTTCATTTTGTACATCCAGTGCTTACATTGCAATGTATTCACAACGAGATTGTAATGAGTAAGCATTACTCCCTTTGCAGGACCTGTAGTACCACCAGTATATTGAAGCAGTGCGAGGTCCCCTTTCGGGTCAATATCAAGCTTAATCTCTTGTGCCTTTCCCTCATTTAGAAATCTCTCAAAAGAATGGAGACGGTCATTATATTGGAGGTCTACTTTAATGCCTGTTCGTTTTTTCTGAACGAACGGATAAATGAGGTTTTTAGGAAAAGGTAAGTAATCCTTAATTCCAGTTACAATGATGTGTTCCAGACTTGTGTTGTCCTTTACATTGGCTACTTTCGGGTAAACTAAATCAAGACAAATCATTACTTTTGAACCAGAATCATTCATTTGGTGCTCAATTTCCCTCTCCACATAAAGGGGATTTGTCTGGACGACAATCGCTCCTGCAAATAACGCTCCATAGTATGAAATGACTGATTGTGGTGTGTTGGCAAGCATAATGGCAACACGGTCACCTTGCTCAACCCCAATTGAGCGTAATTGATTAGCAAACTTTAATGCGGAATCATAAACCTCTTTGTAAGTCATTTCTTTCCCCATAAAATGAAGGGCTTCTTTCTCAGGAAAATTCTCTGCCGATTCTTTTAAATAGCTTTGCAATGTTCGAACTTCGTAGTCAATGGATGTAGGGATTTCATCTGGATAGTGTTGGAACCAAGGCTTTTGAGTTTTTGTTTCCATTTTTTTCCTCCCTTTTACTTATTAGGACATGTTCAAATAGGAGGGCAACCAAAGTTATATAAGACTCCAATTACCGACCTATTTGACGTTCTAATAGTGACCTCTCCTTTCTAAAGTTCCATTAACTGGCTGTAGGAAATGTACATGAGCCTGTTCATTTCACCACTGGACATTCTCCTCTCTTAGTCTCATTTTAATGAAACCGATTACAATTTAAAAGGTATTTATTCAATTTTTAGAATATTTATTTTTATCTTTGTCCCTTTCTCAAATAAGCAACAAACTTTACGATAATACCATTATTTTTTCCCAGGCCTTTCTTACCCTATTGCTAACAGTATTATTCTATTCTATGAGAAAGACGACTGGCTTCATGCCAATCGTCTTGAATGATATAAAATCAAATTTCACTTTTAGAAGAAAAGAAGATAAACCATTCCAGCAATGATAAACCCCGCACATAGCACTGCAAGGATTTTCCACAACGTTTCCAATACCTTCACCTACTTTTGTTAGTCCAGTTAAATACTCGCTCCTATCACGTAGGAAAGAGCGATGGAAAGAATGAGGGAGATAAGTCCCACCGCACGGTTGTCATTTTTAAGTTCGCGATCTACTTTAAAACGAGGGGTTAGAAACTCAAAAATAAAGTAAACAAAAAGGAGAAGCATAAACCCGTAAATTCCCCACACCAGCATCATAACGACTGTATCATTCGCTTCAATTGAATGACGAAAAACGTTTGCCACACCGAAGATCTTTCCTCCCGTGGCCATCGAGACTGCGACGTTACCTGACTGGATTTCCTCCCATGTAGAATAACGTGTGACAATTTCAAACACTGCCAAAAAAACAATAATCGCAATAACAACTACGCTGTATATTCCTGCAGTATACATAAAATCGTGTTCAAATAGTGACTCCATAAATAATGAGCTCCTTATTTTAGTTGAACGACAGTGACACCAGAGCCACCTTCGTTCATCCCCCCCATTCGTGTACCCTTGACATTTCGGTGCGTTTTCAATTTCTCTTGAACACCTTTTCGAAGAGCACCTGTTCCTTTCCCATGGATGATCGAGATTTGATGATAGCCTGCAAGTATCGCATCATCTAAATATTTATCCACCATTAACATCGCATCCTCATATCGTTCTCCACGAAGATCCAGCTCAGTCTTTACATGAGCTTCTTTTCCGCGAATCGCTGCTAATGGTGTTTTTTCCTGTTGCTTCGGTCTGGACATGTACTGAAGGTCGTTTGCTTTCACCTTCATTTTCATCATTCCAAGTTGAACGTAAAATTCTTTCTCGCTTACTCGCTCAACAATGTGCCCCTTTTGGTCAAAGCTGATGACCTTCACTTCATCACCTGGTAAAAGCTCCGCTGGTTTACTGGAAGGTTTAGCTTGAGGTTGCTTTTTCTTTGATTTCAATTCAGGAGAAGCTTCACCAAGCATTTTTTTCGCTTCTATTAATTCGTGATCTTTAATGGCAGGATTTGATTTTTGTACATCACGCAAATATTCAATAATCTCATCTGCTTCTTGCTGCGCTTTCTTAACGGCTTCAGTCGCTTTTCGTTCAGCTTCTTCCATCGCCTTTTCTTTCTCTTTCTCAAAACGCTCATACTCTTTTTCAAGATTTCTATGCAAATCCTCGGCCTCTTTACGGTAAGCATTGGCATGTTCAAGGTCTTTTTCAGCAAGCTTACGACTTTCATCTAACGAAGCAATCATGTTTTCAATTTTATTCGTATCGGCTCCAATTTGACTTTGAGCTTCATCAATCACTTCTTCACTCAACCCAAGCCGGCGGCTGATCGCAAATGCATTACTACGTCCAGGAACACCAATCATTAACCGGTAAGTGGGGCGCAGCGTTTCCACGTCAAATTCCACACTTGCATTCATCACGCCTTCTCTGTTGTACGCATACCCTTTAAGCTCACTATAGTGAGTCGTCGCTGCGACACGTGCCCCAATTTTATACACGTAATCTAATATTGAAATGGCGAGAGCAGCTCCTTCCGTTGGGTCTGTCCCTGCGCCGAGCTCGTCAAACAACACGAGACTTTCGTGGTCAAGCTTGTCTAAAATATCGACAATATTTGTCATATGAGACGAGAACGTACTTAAGCTTTGTTCGATCGACTGTTCATCACCAATGTCAGCAAAAATTTGTTGGAAAACAGCCGCTTCTGATCCCTCTTCACAAGGAAGGTGTAAGCCAGATTGTGCCATTAACGTCAACAGACCAATAGTTTTTAACGTTACGGTTTTTCCACCAGTGTTCGGTCCCGTAATCACAAGTGATTGAAATGAATTCCCAAGTTCTACATCAATCGGAACAATTTCATCACCTGGGATTAATGGATGACGTGCTTTTTTAAAATCCATCAGCCCGTGATCGTTAAGCTTCGGCTGGCTTCCCTTAATTTCCTGGCTGTAATAAGCTTTGGCAAAAAGAAAGTCGACTTCCTCCATCGTATCCACGATCATTAGTAAATCTTCTTGTTTTTCACCTACTTCATTTGATAAAACGTGTAAAATCCGCTCAATTTCCTGCCGTTCCTTTACTCGTGCTTCACGAAGTTGATTGTTGATTGATACTACCGCATCCGGCTCAATAAAAAGAGTTGCACCTGAAGCAGATTGGTCATGGACGAGGCCGCCAAATTGCCCGCGGTATTCTTGTTTCACCGGAATAACATAACGGTCATTTCGAATGGTAATGATCGAATCAGAGAGCATTTTACGGCTCGAAGAAGAACGGGTCATGTTTTCTAACTTTGATCGTACACTGCTTTCGTGACTGCGAATCTGTTGTCGAACAGAACGTAGCTGCGAGCTGGCTGAATCGAGCATCTCTCCGTTTTCGTCAACGGATTGTTTAATCGAACGCTCTAAGTCAGTTAAAGGAAAGATTTGTGACGCGAGATCTTCGAGAATCGGTAACTCAATCTCATCTTCAATGCTTTGTTCGATAAAACTTTTAAAGCGGCGGCTTCCATAAATTGTTGACGCAATATCTAACATTTCCTGCTCATTTAACATCCCGCCAATGACTGCACGCTTAATCGAAGCCCGAATGTCTCGGATGCCACCTAGTGGAA encodes the following:
- a CDS encoding AMP-binding protein — translated: MEERLVRPWLKHYPEEIPVKIEYEEKALQTYLEEAAKETPEKTALHFMGKEMNFAEVYDGALRFANGLRDLDIKKGDRVAIMLANTPQSVISYYGALMAGAVVVQTNPLYVERELEHQMVDSGAKVIVCLDLVYPRVANVMKKTKLEHVIVTGIKDYLPFPKNIAYPFIQKKNSGVKVDISYNSNTHSFSKLLKSCEPKPIEFKVNPKEDLALLQYTGGTTGVAKGVMLTHHNLVANTTQCLKWMHKIDHGNEVILCALPFFHVYGMTVGMNFSIMDRSKMVIVPRFDTTQILKAIAKEKVSIFPGAPTMYIGLINDPNVQKYDLSSVEVCISGSAPLPVEVQQRFEELTGGKLSEGFGLTEASPVTHFNLMWGKRPTGSIGLPWPDTDAVIVSAETGEQAETGEIGELAVRGPQVMKGYWNRPEDTGATFDGDWLLTGDMGYMDEEGYFFIVDRKKDMIIAGGFNIYPREVEEVLYEHEAIQEAVVIGIPDPYRGETVKAFVVLKDEESLSEEELNQYCRKHLSAYKAPKVFEFRDDLPKTMVGKVLRRALVDEEKKKRDEKVTTEVN
- a CDS encoding endonuclease MutS2 codes for the protein MERVCRILEYDKMKKQLIHHASSSLGKRKIDSLMPSTDLDEVKHAQEATYEGTKILRLKGQVPLGGIRDIRASIKRAVIGGMLNEQEMLDIASTIYGSRRFKSFIEQSIEDEIELPILEDLASQIFPLTDLERSIKQSVDENGEMLDSASSQLRSVRQQIRSHESSVRSKLENMTRSSSSRKMLSDSIITIRNDRYVIPVKQEYRGQFGGLVHDQSASGATLFIEPDAVVSINNQLREARVKERQEIERILHVLSNEVGEKQEDLLMIVDTMEEVDFLFAKAYYSQEIKGSQPKLNDHGLMDFKKARHPLIPGDEIVPIDVELGNSFQSLVITGPNTGGKTVTLKTIGLLTLMAQSGLHLPCEEGSEAAVFQQIFADIGDEQSIEQSLSTFSSHMTNIVDILDKLDHESLVLFDELGAGTDPTEGAALAISILDYVYKIGARVAATTHYSELKGYAYNREGVMNASVEFDVETLRPTYRLMIGVPGRSNAFAISRRLGLSEEVIDEAQSQIGADTNKIENMIASLDESRKLAEKDLEHANAYRKEAEDLHRNLEKEYERFEKEKEKAMEEAERKATEAVKKAQQEADEIIEYLRDVQKSNPAIKDHELIEAKKMLGEASPELKSKKKQPQAKPSSKPAELLPGDEVKVISFDQKGHIVERVSEKEFYVQLGMMKMKVKANDLQYMSRPKQQEKTPLAAIRGKEAHVKTELDLRGERYEDAMLMVDKYLDDAILAGYHQISIIHGKGTGALRKGVQEKLKTHRNVKGTRMGGMNEGGSGVTVVQLK
- a CDS encoding AMP-binding protein, with product METKTQKPWFQHYPDEIPTSIDYEVRTLQSYLKESAENFPEKEALHFMGKEMTYKEVYDSALKFANQLRSIGVEQGDRVAIMLANTPQSVISYYGALFAGAIVVQTNPLYVEREIEHQMNDSGSKVMICLDLVYPKVANVKDNTSLEHIIVTGIKDYLPFPKNLIYPFVQKKRTGIKVDLQYNDRLHSFERFLNEGKAQEIKLDIDPKGDLALLQYTGGTTGPAKGVMLTHYNLVVNTLQCKHWMYKMKPGEEVIIAALPFFHVYGMTTVMNLAIRMAYKMVIMPKFEPKDILKAIESQKASIYPGAPTMYIGLLNHPDIKKHDLSSIKACISGSAPLPVDVQNRFENVTNGSLVEGYGLTETAPVAIANLIWGNRKSGSIGIPWPDTDVAVLSAETGELAEPNEIGEIIIRGPQVMRGYWNQPEATQATFKDDWFLSGDMGYMDEEGYFYIVDRKKDMIIAGGFNIYPREIEEVLYEHKAIQEACAIGVPDPYRGETVKVFIVLKEGQSLAEDELEEYCRKHLAAYKVPRLFEFREELPKTMVGKILRRVLVEEEREKLANTSEK
- a CDS encoding DUF350 domain-containing protein; this translates as MESLFEHDFMYTAGIYSVVVIAIIVFLAVFEIVTRYSTWEEIQSGNVAVSMATGGKIFGVANVFRHSIEANDTVVMMLVWGIYGFMLLLFVYFIFEFLTPRFKVDRELKNDNRAVGLISLILSIALSYVIGASI